From Xanthomonas sp. 10-10:
GCGCGAACGTGTGCGGATCGACATACAACCTCACTGACCGCGCTGAGCGGCATAACGGCGACAGGCCTCGCCGAAGGACTGGAAGATGGCACGGTAGAACGGATGCTGTGTGACATGCCATTCCGGATGCCACTGCACGGCGAGCAAGAATCCCGGTCCCGGGCCGCGAAAGGCCTCGATCAGGCCATCGGGAGCGGTCGCCTCGACCAGCAGGCCATCGGCCAGCGTGGCGATGCCCTGCCCGTGCAGGGAATTGACCCACACCTCGGCTCCGTCGCTCATCCCGGCCAGCCAGCCGCCGGGCTGCAGCCGCAGCGGATGCGCGGGGCCGTATTGCACCTCCAGCGCCGCGTTGCGGTCTTCGCGATGGTCGGCCAGTCCTAGCACCGCATGTACGCGTTGATGCAGGCGCCCGCCAAGCGCGACATTGACCTCCTGCAGGCCACGGCAGATCGCCAGCACCGGCAGGCCGCGCGCCAGCGCCTGCGGAATCAGCCCCAGGCTGGTGGCATCGCGCGCCGCATCGTGCGGATTGCCCTCCCAGCTGGATTGGTCGCTGTAGTGGTGCGGTTCGATATTGCTGACCGCCCCGGTCAGCAACACGCCGTCCAGCCGATCCAGCCACACGCCGGCATCCAGGCTGGGCTGCAGGCTCGGCAGCAGCACCGGCATGGCACCGGCCGCGTCCACGACCGCGCGGATGTATTTTTCGCCGGCCGCCAGAAACGGATGCGGCCCTTGCGCGATGCGATCGGTCGGCAATCCGACCAGCGGTACGACAGCCATGCAGACATCCCGATGCGGTGCGTTGAACGGCAGATGCGTTCGAACTTACCGCGCCGCTGCTGCCATTGCCACCGGCCGCGCCCTTGCATGGCCGCAAAAGATCACGCGTGCTTTGCTAGGCTGGGCGGCGACTTCGCAGGTGGTGCCCATGGCTTCCGAGACTTCCGTCGCATCGCTGCCCGCTGCCGATGCCGCCACCCTGGCGCGCATCGCAGGCTGCCATTCCGTCGACCTGTTGTTGCCCGACACCAACGGCGTGCTGCGCGGCAAGCGCGTCACTGCCGATGCGCTGCACAAGGTCTACCGCGATGGCGTGTGCCTGCCGATGTCGCTGA
This genomic window contains:
- a CDS encoding gamma-glutamyl-gamma-aminobutyrate hydrolase family protein → MAVVPLVGLPTDRIAQGPHPFLAAGEKYIRAVVDAAGAMPVLLPSLQPSLDAGVWLDRLDGVLLTGAVSNIEPHHYSDQSSWEGNPHDAARDATSLGLIPQALARGLPVLAICRGLQEVNVALGGRLHQRVHAVLGLADHREDRNAALEVQYGPAHPLRLQPGGWLAGMSDGAEVWVNSLHGQGIATLADGLLVEATAPDGLIEAFRGPGPGFLLAVQWHPEWHVTQHPFYRAIFQSFGEACRRYAAQRGQ